One Pyrus communis chromosome 13, drPyrComm1.1, whole genome shotgun sequence genomic window carries:
- the LOC137713012 gene encoding protein HAIKU1-like has product MDNSANMHNDHLGVNKMGKNIRKSPLHQPKFGNNDARQQPQPQVYNISKNDFRNIVQQLTGSPSQEPLPRPPQNPPKPQSMRLQRIRPPPLAPINNRPLNTPPAPLPAGPPQVPYNNNFIRPPQFGHPSPTPMPPFPHGDSMWQNTAESPISAYMRYLQSSMLDPTPRGNQPQPQPQVPGQMQSQPPSTGLLPNPSVSTHPPPRMNAPGAHVPNLQHPQMNGPPLLPSPTSQFLLPSPTGYMNLLSPRSPYPLLSPGMQFPPPWTPNFQFSPMGQSGLLGPGPQPPPSPGVLFPLSPSGFFPISSPRWRDHH; this is encoded by the coding sequence ATGGATAACTCTGCAAACATGCATAATGATCATTTGGGTGTGAACAAAATGGGGAAAAATATAAGGAAGAGTCCTTTGCACCAACCCAAATTTGGTAATAATGACGCCCGGCAACAACCTCAACCTCAGGTGTACAATATAAGCAAGAATGATTTCCGGAACATTGTTCAGCAGCTTACTGGTTCGCCATCGCAAGAACCTTTGCCTAGACCTCCCCAGAATCCGCCAAAGCCCCAAAGTATGCGGTTGCAGAGAATTCGACCTCCCCCATTAGCACCTATCAACAACAGACCCTTAAACACACCTCCAGCTCCTCTTCCTGCAGGCCCACCACAGGTTCCCTACAATAATAACTTCATTAGGCCTCCTCAGTTTGGACATCCATCACCTACACCAATGCCACCATTTCCACATGGAGATTCAATGTGGCAAAATACAGCTGAATCTCCTATCTCGGCATATATGCGGTACCTTCAGAGTTCAATGTTAGATCCAACTCCAAGGGGCAACCAACCTCAGCCTCAACCACAAGTTCCAGGTCAAATGCAGTCTCAGCCACCATCAACCGGTTTACTTCCTAACCCATCCGTATCTACTCACCCACCCCCGAGAATGAATGCCCCTGGGGCACATGTGCCTAATCTACAGCACCCACAGATGAATGGTCCTCCCCTCTTACCGTCACCAACTTCACAGTTTTTATTGCCATCCCCAACGGGTTACATGAACTTGTTGTCTCCACGGTCACCTTATCCATTGCTTTCACCTGGGATGCAGTTTCCTCCACCCTGGACCCCCAATTTTCAGTTCTCTCCAATGGGCCAATCAGGGCTATTAGGTCCAGGGCCTCAACCCCCACCTTCTCCTGGCGTTTTGTTTCCATTATCTCCTTCAGGGTTTTTCCCCATTTCAAGTCCAAGATGGAGGGATCATCACTAG
- the LOC137712260 gene encoding CMP-sialic acid transporter 1-like, whose translation MRLRDRDSGSKGTERTFGSSLSFCVVLAEGILTTLSQSNGKYKYDYATVPFLAEVFKLIVSSLLLWRECRISPSVRITTDWRSVRLYPIPSVIYLIHNNVQFATLVYVDTSTYQILGNLKIVTTGILFRLFLRKKLSNLQWIAIVLLAVGTTTSQVKGCGEASCDSLFSAPIQGYMLGILSACMSALAGVYTEFLMKKNNDSLYWQNVQLYTFGVIFNIARLGFDDFRGEFENGPWWQRLFNGYSLTTWLVVLNLGSTGLLVSWLMKYADNIVKVYSTSMAMLLTMVLSVYLFTFKPTLQLFLGIIICMMSLHMYFAPPNMLIDLPLPVKATTESLKEVSVEQKSDS comes from the exons ATGCGGTTACGAGACAGAGACTCAGGGTCAAAGGG GACTGAGAGAACTTTTGGCTCAAGCCTTTCTTTTTGTGTTGTGTTGGCAGAG GGAATCTTGACAACTCTCTCTCAAAGCaatggaaaatataagtatGACTATGCAACTGTTCCGTTTCTTGCTGAAGTATTCAAG CTAATAGTTTCCAGTTTACTTCTTTGGAGAGAGTGTCGCATATCACCTTCCGTGCGAATAACTACCGATTGGAGGAGTGTGCGCTTATATCCTATTCCGTCAGTCATATATCTAATTCATAACAATGTTCAGTTTGCCACTCTTGTTTATGTAGATACTTCCACATATCAGATATTGGGTAATCTGAAGATTGTTACTACTGGAATATTGTTCAG GCTATTCCTGAGAAAGAAGTTGTCTAATCTGCAATGGATAGCAATTGTTTTGTTAGCTGTTGGAACAACCACGAGCCAG GTTAAAGGTTGTGGAGAAGCGTCATGTGATTCTTTGTTCTCAGCACCAATCCAAGGATATATGCTTGGCATCCTATCTGCTTGTATGTCAGCATTAGCAGGTGTTTATACAGAGTTTCTCATGAAGAAGAACAATGATAGCTTGTACTGGCAGAATGTACAATTGTATAC GTTTGGTGTGATTTTCAACATAGCACGGCTTGGATTCGATGATTTCAGGGGTGAATTTGAGAATGGACCTTGGTGGCAACGCCTTTTCAATGGATACAGTCTTACAACTTGGTTGGTCGTGCTAAATCTTGGATCTACTGGCTTGCTTGTTTCGTGGTTGATGAAGTATGCTGACAACATAGTGAAG GTGTATTCCACTTCAATGGCAATGCTGCTGACAATGGTTTTGTCAGTATACCTTTTCACTTTTAAGCCCACATTGCAG CTTTTCTTGGGTATTATTATCTGTATGATGTCACTACACATGTACTTTGCCCCTCCAAACATGCTGATAGACTTACCGTTGCCTGTAAAAGCAACCACTGAAAGTCTGAAAGAAGTTTCAGTCGAACAAAAATCAGATTCGTGA